One segment of Anopheles stephensi strain Indian chromosome 3, UCI_ANSTEP_V1.0, whole genome shotgun sequence DNA contains the following:
- the LOC118510998 gene encoding proteasome subunit alpha type-1-like, with protein sequence MFRNQYDSDVTVWSPQGRLHQVEYAMEAVKLGSATVGLKNKEYAVLIALKRASSELSSYQKKIISIDDHLGLSFAGITADARILSRYLRQECLNYKYSYDAYYPVGRLISNLGNKMQVCTQRYDRRPYGVGLLVIGYDDQGPHIYQTCPSANFFDCKAMSIGSRSQSARTYLEKHLATFPDCTKDELIRHGVQALQDTLPNEVELNNKNISIAIVGKGENFHVLDEQENDKYLSNIVRRGGAAAEAAVSGQPPRDDGDDQPPNVPADPIPVVAMET encoded by the exons ATG TTCCGCAACCAGTACGATAGCGACGTGACGGTATGGAGTCCACAGGGCCGTCTTCACCAGGTCGAGTATGCGATGGAGGCCGTAAAGCTTGGCTCTGCGACGGTGGGCTTGAAAAACAAGGAATACGCCGTTCTAATTGCACTGAAACGTGCGTCGTCCGAGCTATCGTCGTACCAGAAGAAGATTATTTCCATCGACGACCATCTGGGTCTTTCGTTCGCCGGTATCACGGCTGATGCCCGAATCCTTAGTCGCTATCTGCGTCAAGAATGTCTGAACTACAAATATTCTTACGACGCGTACTATCCGGTGGGGCGCTTGATTAGCAATCTTGGCAACAAGATGCAAGTCTGCACGCAACGGTACGACCGGCGCCCGTACGGTGTGGGGCTGCTCGTGATCGGATACGACGATCAGGGCCCACACATCTACCAAACCTGCCCGAGCGCTAACTTTTTCGACTGCAAGGCGATGTCGATTGGATCCCGTTCCCAGAGTGCTCGCACGTACCTCGAGAAGCATTTAGCCACCTTCCCCGATTGCACGAAGGACGAACTTATTCGCCATGGCGTGCAGGCGCTACAGGATACGCTGCCGAACGAGGTGGAGCTGAACAACAAGAATATCTCGATCGCGATCGTAGGCAAGGGAGAAAACTTCCACGTTCTGGACGAGCAAGAGAATGACAAATACTTGAGCAACATCGTGCgccgtggtggtgctgctgccgaagcTGCCGTCAGTGGACAGCCGCCCCGTGACGATGGCGACGACCAGCCCCCAAACGTACCAGCGGATCCGATTCCGGTAGTGGCGATGGAAACGTAA
- the LOC118511001 gene encoding 60S ribosomal protein L23, producing the protein MSKRGRGGSAGGKFRISLGLPVGAVINCADNTGAKNLYVIAVHGIRGRLNRLPAAGVGDMFVATVKKGKPELRKKVMPAVVIRQRKPFRRRDGVFLYFEDNAGVIVNNKGEMKGSAITGPVAKECADLWPRIASNAGSIA; encoded by the exons ATGTCGAAGAGAG GACGTGGAGGATCCGCGGGAGGAAAATTCCGCATCTCGCTCGGTCTGCCGGTTGGCGCCGTCATCAACTGCGCTGACAACACGGGTGCCAAGAACCTGTATGTCATTGCTGTCCATGGCATCCGTGGTCGTTTGAACCGTCTGCCTGCCGCTGGAGTTGGCGACATGTTCGTTGCTACGGTCAAGAAGGGAAAGCCAGAGCTGCGAAAGAAG gtaATGCCGGCCGTCGTAATTCGGCAACGCAAACCGTTCCGCAGGCGAGATGGCGTGTTCCTCTATTTTGAGGATAATGCCGGAGTGATAGTGAACAATAAAGGTGAAATGAAAGGTTCTGCTATCACTGGCCCCGTGGCGAAAGAATGCGCTGACCTGTGGCCCCGTATCGCATCCAATGCCGGCTCGATAGCCTAA
- the LOC118510993 gene encoding LOW QUALITY PROTEIN: coatomer subunit alpha (The sequence of the model RefSeq protein was modified relative to this genomic sequence to represent the inferred CDS: deleted 1 base in 1 codon), whose product MLTNFETKSARVKGLSFHPKRPWILASLHSGVIQLWDYRISTLIEKFDEHDGPVRGIAFHNQQPLFVSGGDDFKIKVWNYKQRRCIFTLLGHLDYVRTTVFHHEYPWILSASDDQTIRIWNWQSRSCICVLTGHNHYVMCAQFHPSDEDIIVSASLDQTVRIWDISGLRKKNVAPGPTGLDDHLKNPGATDLFGQADAVVKHVLEGHDRGVNWASFHPSLPLIVSGADDRQVKLWRMNEYKAWEVDTCRGHYYNVSCVLFHPRADLIISNSEDRSIRVWDMTKRQCIHTFRRENERFWILAAHPNLNLFAAGHDSGTIVFKLERERPAYAVYGNCLYYVKERFLRELDFNTNTDSVVMTIRGGGKTPVYSMSYNPALNAVLLCTRTSNLENSTYDLYSIPQKDSGSQNKETESKRSSGVTAVWVARNRFAVLDRANQLVIKNFKNEVTKKIQTPVCDEIFYAGTGMLLLREPEHVTLFDVQQLRSLAQVKIAKCKYVVWSTDMSHVALLAKHTLNICNRRLDLLCSIHESARIKSGAWDESGVFIYTTSNHIKYAIINGDHGIIRTLDLPIYITRVKNSQVFCLDRECRTRLLTIDTTEYKFKLALINRKYEEVLHMVRNARLVGQSIIAYLQQKGYPEVALHFVKDEKTRFGLALECGNIEVALEAAKAMDDKQCWERLAQSALMQGNHQVVEMCYQRTKNFDKLSFLYLITGNLEKLKKMNKIAEIRKDVSAQYQGALLLGDVAERVAILKNCKQTSLAYLTAKTHGLEEDAAQMAEEFAAEGKDLPEVSKDAKFLRPPVPIQQAESNWPLLTVSKGFFEGTMMSRGATTVHQALAPTEMVAEAAEEEDGWGVDDDLHDVDRYEDAKNDDEAKPGEGGEGAGWDVGDDDLELPEELISKISASNAGNKNFFAAPPKGHLPSHFWTMNSQLAADHVRAGSYDSACRLLNDQVGVVNFAPYKELFMESYAASKTSYISLPHVTSLSAHPNRNWKELNPKNGHPTLAFKLNDLVQNLQACYQLTTTGKFIEAIEKLQNIILCIPLLVVETRQEIAEAQQLLTICREYVVGLQMETVRKTLPKNTLDEQKRICELAAYFTHVNLQPVHQILTLRTALNLFFKLKNYKTAASFARRLLELGPRPEVAQQARKILQACEMNETDEHTLHYDEHNPFTLCAVTYKPIYRGKPEEKCSLCSASYQPAYKGVTCAVCKVAEVGKDVIGLRISASQFK is encoded by the exons ATGTTGACTAACTTTGAAACAAAGTCGGCTCGCGTGAAGGGGTTGTCGTTTCATCCAAAACGTCCATGGATTCTGGCCAG TTTGCACAGCGGTGTTATTCAGTTGTGGGACTATCGCATAAGTACATTGATTGAAAAGTTTGATGAACACGATGGCCCGGTACGTGGCATCGCGTTCCACAACCAGCAACCCTTGTTCGTGTCCGGCGGGGACGATTTTAAGATAAAGGTTTGGAACTACAAACAGCGCCGATGCATCTTTACCCTGTTGGGTCATTTGGATTATGTCCGCACCACCGTATTCCACCATGAGTATCCGTGGATATTGAGCGCCTCGGATGATCAAACCATCCGCATTTGGAACTGGCAGTCGCGGTCGTGCATTTGCGTCCTGACCGGGCACAACCATTACGTCATGTGCGCTCAGTTCCATCCGAGCGATGAAGACATCATTGTATCGGCATCGTTGGATCAAACCGTGCGCATCTGGGACATTTCTGGTCTACGCAAGAAAAACGTTGCTCCCGGACCTACCGGTTTGGATGACCATCTGAAAAACCCTGGTGCGACGGACCTTTTCGGGCAAGCCGATGCCGTGGTGAAGCATGTGCTGGAGGGCCACGACCGAGGCGTAAACTGGGCCAGCTTTCATCCTTCGCTGCCTTTGATTGTGTCCGGTGCGGATGACCGGCAGGTGAAGCTGTGGCGCATGAACGAATACAAGGCCTGGGAAGTGGATACGTGTCGTGGCCACTACTACAACGTGTCCTGTGTGCTGTTCCATCCACGTGCGGACCTTATAATTTCGAACAGCGAAGATCGCAGCATACGTGTCTGGGACATGACCAAGCGCCAATGCATTCACACATTCCGTCGTGAAAATGAGCGCTTCTGGATACTGGCGGCGCATCCCAATCTGAACCTATTTGCAGCTGGTCACGATTCGGGCACGATTGTGTTCAAGCTCGAACGTGAGCGTCCGGCGTACGCTGTGTACGGTAACTGCTTGTACTACGTGAAGGAACGCTTCCTTCGCGAGCTCGACTTCAACACGAATACCGATTCGGTTGTGATGACCATACGCGGTGGAGGAAAGACGCCCGTCTACAGCATGTCCTACAATCCCGCGCTCAATGCCGTGCTGCTTTGCACACGAACCTCCAACCTGGAGAACAGCACGTACGATCTGTACAGCATCCCGCAAAAAGACAGCGGTTCGCAGAACAAGGAAACCGAGAGCAAACGCTCGTCCGGTGTAACGGCTGTCTGGGTGGCGCGGAACCGCTTCGCCGTGCTGGATCGGGccaatcagctggttataaaGAATTTCAAAAATGAAGTTACGAAAAAGATACAGACACCAGTGTGCGATGAGATATTCTACGCCGGAACCGGCATGCTGCTCTTGCGCGAACCCGAACACGTGACCCTGTTCGATGTGCAGCAGCTTCGCTCGCTGGCCCAGGTAAAGATTGCCAAGTGCAAATACGTCGTCTGGTCTACTGACATGAGCCACGTGGCACTGCTGGCCAAACACACGCTAAACATCTGCAACCGGCGGTTGGATTTGCTCTGCTCCATTCACGAAAGTGCGAGAATTAAATCCGGTGCGTGGGACGAATCGGGAGTGTTCATTTACACCACCTCGAACCACATCAAGTACGCGATCATTAACGGCGACCATGGCATCATTCGGACGCTCGATCTGCCGATTTACATTACGCGCGTCAAGAACAGTCAAGTGTTTTGTCTGGATCGGGAATGCCGCACACGCTTGCTCACGATCGATACGACCGAGTACAAGTTTAAGCTGGCGCTTATTAACCGGAAGTACGAGGAGGTGCTGCACATGGTACGTAATGCTCGGCTCGTGGGGCAAAGCATCATTGCGTACCTGCAGCAGAAGGGCTACCCCGAGGTGGCCTTGCACTTCGTGAAGGATGAAAAAACGCGCTTCGGACTCGCGCTCGAGTGTGGCAACATTGAGGTAGCGCTGGAGGCAGCTAAAGCGATGGACGACAAGCAGTGCTGGGAGCGTTTAGCCCAGAGCGCGTTAATGCAGGGCAATCACCAGGTGGTGGAGATGTGCTATCAGCGCACCAAGAACTTCGACAAGCTTTCCTTCCTTTATCTGATCACGGGTAATCTGGAGAAGTTGAAGAAGATGAACAAGATTGCCGAAATACGCAAGGATGTGTCGGCCCAGTACCAGGGTGCACTGCTGCTTGGTGACGTTGCGGAGCGGGTTGCTATATTGAAAAATTGTAAGCAAACTTCACTCGCTTACCTAACCGCGAAAACTCACGGCCTGGAGGAGGACGCTGCGCAGATGGCAGAAGAGTTTGCGGCGGAAGGTAAAGATTTGCCGGAAGTCAGTAAGGATGCTAAGTTCCTGCGGCCTCCGGTTCCCATTCAGCAGGCCGAAAGCAACTGGCCGCTTTTGACCGTTTCGAAGGGATTTTTCGAAGGAACCATGATGTCGCGCGGTGCTACTACCGTTCACCAGGCACTAGCTCCGACGGAAATGGTTGCCGAGGCCGCTGAAGAGGAAGATGGCTGGGGTGTGGACGATGATCTGCATGACGTTGACCGGTATGAGGATGCGAAGAACGATGACGAAGCTAAACCCGGTGAAGGTGGGGAAGGAGCCGGCTGGGACGTGGGTGACGACGATCTGGAGCTGCCGGAAGAATTGATATCGAAAATTTCAGCTTCGAACGCCGGCAATAAGAATTTCTTTGCAGCACCACCGAAAGGGCATCTTCCCTCACACTTTTGGACTATGAACTCACAGCTGGCAGCGGATCATGTGCGGGCTGGTTCGTACGACTCGGCCTGTCGCTTGCTGAACGATCAGGTCGGTGTGGTGAATTTTGCACCCTACAAGGAACTTTTTATGGAATCTTACGCGGCATCGAAAACATCGTACATTAGCTTGCCCCACGTCACTTCCCTGTCGGCCCACCCCAACCGGAACTGGAAGGAACTGAATCCCAAAAATGGTCACCCTACGCTTGCCTTTAAGCTGAACGATCTGGTTCAAAACCTGCAAGCCTGCTACCAGCTAACAACGACGGGCAAGTTCATAGAAGCGATCGAAAAGTTGCAAAACATCATACTCTGCATaccgctgctggtggtggaaacgCGGCAGGAAATCGCGGAAGCACAACAGTTGCTCACCATCTGTCGCGAGTACGTGGTGGGGCTCCAGATGGAGACGGTGCGGAAAACTCTCCCGAAAAATACGCTAGACGAGCAAAAGCGTATCTGCGAGCTGGCCGCATACTTTACGCACGTGAATCTGCAACCGGTGCATCAAATTCTTACCCTGCGCACGGCACTGAATCTGTTCTTCAAACTAAAGAACTACAAAACGGCCGCTTCCTTTGCGCGACGGTTGCTCGAGCTTGGTCCACGGCCCGAAGTAGCACAGCAAGCACGGAAAATATTGCAGGCCTGTGAAATGAATGAAACCGACGAGCACACGCTTCACTACGACGAACACAATCCG TTCACACTGTGTGCCGTTACGTACAAGCCCATCTATCGCGGAAAGCCGGAGGAAAAGTGTTCGTTGTGCTCTGCCTCGTATCAGCCGGCGTACAAAGGTGTAACGTGTGCCGTTTGTAAGGTGGCTGAGGTGGGCAAGGATGTAATAGGCTTACGCATTAGTGCATCGCAGTTTAAGTAA
- the LOC118510997 gene encoding LOW QUALITY PROTEIN: 2,5-diketo-D-gluconic acid reductase B-like (The sequence of the model RefSeq protein was modified relative to this genomic sequence to represent the inferred CDS: deleted 1 base in 1 codon), whose protein sequence is MIPTRCIRLSDQKSISLPMLGLGTYKISGTDGKEAIKQAIDVGYRMFDTAVAYGNEAIVGEAIRDALREHSHLTREDFFVISKLCGTQHRFDLVENCCRTSVEKLGLDYIDLYLMHTPVALRCTENSLTKGSVQNSFDDTISPTEAWFGLEQCYQEGICRSIGVSNFNEQQLNTLLQEGSVLPAVNQVECSVGFNQKSLRQFCEHQQVLVMGYSPLGKQKLSFLSNQSVNEIALSVGKTPAQVCLRYLIDGGVVPIVKSSNRSRQQENMDVFDFVLTAQQLKVLDAIAGQERACNMHHLSAAKHFPFTDGA, encoded by the exons ATGATACCTACTAGATGCATCCGATTAAGTGATCAAAAGTCCATTAGCTTACCCATGCTGGGGCTTGGCACTTACAAAATA TCTGGCACAGATGGAAAGGAAGCCATCAAGCAGGCCATCGATGTGGGCTACCGAATGTTTGACACGGCTGTAGCGTATGGCAATGAAGCGATTGTTGGTGAAGCTATccgtgacgcgcttcgcgaaCACAGCCATTTGACACGTGAAGATTTTTTCGTCATCTCCAAACTATGCGGAACGCAGCATCGGTTTGATCTGGTTGAAAATTGCTGTCGCACGTCGGTGGAAAAACTAGGTTTAGATTATATCGATCTTTACTTGATGCACACACCTGTTGCTCTACGGTGCACGGAAAACAGCTTGACCAAGGGATCGGTACAGAACTCCTTCGACGACACTATCAGCCCAACGGAAGCGTGGTTTGGATTGGAACAATGCTATCAGGAAGGAATTTGCCGTTCAATAGGCGTCTCCAACTTCAACGAACAGCAGCTAAATACTCTCCTGCAGGAGGGATCGGTATTGCCGGCAGTAAATCAGGTTGAATGTTCGGTTGGTTTCAATCAAAAATCATTGCGCCAATTTTGCGAACACCAACAAGTGCTCGTTATGGGATACTCTCCGctgggaaaacaaaagctttcGTTCTTATCCAATCAAAGTGTAAACGAAATAGCCCTGTCGGTTGGTAAAACTCCTGCTCAAGTCTGTTTGAGATATCTC ATCGATGGCGGCGTTGTTCCGATAGTAAAATCTAGCAACCGTTCCCGTCAGCAAGAAAATATGGATGTTTTCGATTTCGTGCTCACCGCACAGCAGCTGAAAGTATTAGATGCCATTGCAGGACAGGAACGGGCATGCAACATGCATCATTTATCAGCGGCCAAACATTTTCCCTTCACCGATGGCGCTTAA